A region of the Pirellulales bacterium genome:
CTGCTGGAACGTGGCTTCGTGGGGACGGGTACGCGCCGAGCCGAAGACTGTAACCTTGCGGCGCGAGCGGTAGGGAGAAAAAACCTTGAAGGCCCAGCGCAGCTCGCGCAAGGCGCGGCTGAGGATCTTCAAATCGCCACGGCTCGTGCGATCCGCAGCGAGCTTGTCGGCCGACTCCTTGATCATGGCGATCAAGTCGCTGGCCCGATCGGCGTTCCAAGTATCCGTGATGCCCCCCACAGTATCGAGCGCGGGAGGTTCGCGCTGCGGTGCCGTATCGCTCAAGACAATGCCTGCTTCGGGACGTGGCTGCGACAGAACCTGCGGATGCGGCGGGGGGCGGGCGGCAGCCATCGTTGAACGCCTGCGCACCTTCCGGCGATTACACCTCTGATTATACACACCGCCGATGCGCGGCGCGTAGCCGATCGGCCACCGCCCGTCCCCGAGCGCCGCGGCGCACCAGCAGATCTGCACTGACTGTAGCCGGGGGTCTGCGACCCCCGGAGCGACACTGTGTGAGGTCCCGTCCTCGAAGAGGCCAGCTTCAGAAGACGCCGCGCAGATGCTCGACTTTGCCGTTCGCCTGCACGGCGCGGCGGTGCTACTTGTGGCTCGCTCGGGGGCGGCATAGACTCAGTCGATCAGGGGGCCGTGCAAAGCTCGAAGGCCGAAGTCTCGGCCGAGCAGTAACACGGAATCTTCCAGTGATTTCGTTGCCTCATGGATATCGCGCGCCACCAAAACGTATCGGTGATCGCGCTGGATACCGCTTACGAGGCGCTCGATCAGGCCAAATTCGACGCGGCGCAGAGCATGCTGCTCGAGCACGCGGAAACCGTCGAGCCGGCGCTCGTGGTACTGGATTTGTCGAAGACAGCCTACCTGGGCTCGGCATTCATCGAGGTGATCTTTCGCGCGTGGAAGCGGGTCAAAGCTCGCGAGGGGAAACTAGTGCTGTGCGGTGTGCAGCCGCTGTGCGCCGAAGTACTGCGAACGACGCGGCTGGATTCCGTGGTCGCATGCTTTGCCGATGTCGAAGCGGCGGTGCGGGGCGTGCAAATTGCCTAAAGTTGCGACTGAGCGTGGGCGCAATAAAAAACCGAACGCCGGAGGCGCTCGGTGGTGAGTCGTGATTGCTGCGTCGACGGCGATTAGGCGCTCGGACGACGGCAATGCTGGTAAGCCAGGATGACTTCGTAAAGGTCGGTCGAGATCGTTATCTCGTCATCCTCGAAATCTCGCAGCCAGGTGCGCTCGCTGCGAACGGCGTCCGCCAGCAGCGGAAAGATTTCGCCCAACCGGACTTGGATCGAGTGTTCCTGAGACCTCTGAGCCGTGGCGGTCGAGGAATCAGGGCCGAAATAGACGCGCAATTGGCTACGTGGCATGAAGACGCTTCCTTACGTCGCGGATCCTGGGGACGAGCGTCGAGAGGCACCGCTATCGCCCGACGTCGAGCGCGTGGAATACCCACACGCGCTGGTTTGCGCCCACCCTGGAACGTTGATGAGTATCGGCCACGAGTGTTCTGTGGGTTTGCTCTATTTGGCGGAAAATTCGTTTTTTTCCCAGCAACCTGCTGGCGACGGTCGTTAGACCGACGATGAGAATGCAGCGAGTGCGCTGTGTAGCGGCGGCGGGCAGGCAGGTTAGGCGAATTTGTAAAGGCTGCGCGGCTTGACACCGATCGCAGCCGTTCCTAGATTGCGAAACGAGTAAGGTCTTATCCGCAGGAGCCTTGCGTTGCAGTTCATGCCAACGCGAGGGACACGCACAGCTCATGATCTCTACGATCGATCTCGATATCGGCCAAGTCGCCGAGACTCTCAAGCTCCGCATTGATAGCGTTGCCGCCGTCGTCGATTTGCTCGACAGTGGCAACACAATCCCGTTCATCACCCGCTATCGAAAAGATCAGACGGGCGGGATGGATGAGGAGCAAGTTCGCGCGATTCAGGAGCGCGTCGTCAAGCTGCGGCAATTGGCCGACCGCAAACAAACGATCTTGCGTTCGATCGAATCGCAGGGAAAAACCACGCCCGAGTTAACCGCGCTGGTTGAAGCGGCCGACACGATGAAGCGTTTGGAAGATTTATATCTTCCGTACAAGCCCAAGAAGCAAACGCTGGCCACTGCGGCGCGCGGCCGGGGGCTGGAGCCGCTCGCGAATGAGATCCTCGCCAATGATCCAGCGTGCCAAAATCTCGACGCCCGCGCGGCCGACTTCGTAAACCCCGATCGTCAGTTGCAGAATATCGGCGATGTGCTGTTGGGCGTGGGACACATTCTGGCCGAGATGATCAGCGAGCGCGCGGACCTGCGCGGACGGCTGCGAACGATTCTCGAAGAGACGGGCCGGCTTGTCAGCAGCAGCGTCGAACCGGAGTCGAAGGAAGCGCCACCTGCCCCGGCCGTGACCGAGCCGACGGCCGACGCGGCAAAGCCCGAGACCCCGACACCGGCCGCGGCGAAAAACAAGAAGAATAAAGGAAATCGTGACGGTCACGCGTTTCGCGATTTCTTCGACTACAGCGAAGCGCTATCGAAAATTCCGCCGCATCGGGTGTTGGCGTTAAACCGGGGCGAGCGCGCAAAATTCCTGCGCATTAAAGTCGATGTTGATATCGAGGCGATGCATCGCGTCCTGGACGAGTTAGTTCTCGACACAGCCACGCCGCATGCCGATTTCTTGCGCGGCGTCGCCCGCGACGCACTGGCACGATTGATCCTGCCCAGCCTGGAGCGCGAGGTGCGGCGCGAGCTGACCGATCGAGCCGAAACACACGCCGTCGAGGTGTTCGCTCGCAACTTGCGGAAGCTGCTGTTACAGCCGCCGATTCGTGAATGTCGCGTGTTGGCGCTCGACCCAGGCTTCAAAAGCGGTTGCAAGCTGGCGGCGCTCGACGAGTTCGGCAACCTGCTGGACCACGGTGTCGTTCACCTGGTGGGCAGCGAAGAGCGCCGCACCGAGGCCAAGAACCGAGTCGTCGCGATCGCGCGCGAGCATCACTTGACGGCCATCGCCATCGGCAACGGCACCGGCTGTCGCGAGACCGAGCAATGGGTCAGCGAACTTTTGGCCGGCGAACTGGCCGCGGAAAATATCTCGTACGCCATCGTCAACGAGGCGGGGGCCAGCGTCTATTCCACGAGCCAGATCGGGCGCGAGGAATTTCCGTCATACGACGCGACGCTGCGCGGCGCGATCAGTATCGGCCGCCGGCTGCAGGACCCGCTGTCGGAACTGGTGAAAATCGATCCGGCCAATATCGGCGTCGGGATGTATCAACACGACGTCAAGGTGAAGCACCTGCGCGATTCGCTGGACGGCGTGGTCGAGTCGTGCGTCAATTTCGTCGGCGTTGACTTGAATACGGCCAGCTCGGCGCTGTTGCGATACGTTTCGGGACTGAATCAGTTGACGGCCCAGCGATTAGTGACGTATCGCGTGACGAACGGGCCCTTTACGAGCCGGGCACAGCTTCGCTCGGTATTGGGGTTCGGCGAAGCGGCCTTCGTACAGGCGGCCGGCTTCTTGAAGATTACCGGCGGTGACAATTCTCTCGATGCGACGTGGATTCATCCCGAAAGCTATCCCGCGGCCAGCCAACTGCTCGAGAAGCTCGGCTATCAGCCTGCCGACCTCGCTGACAAAACGAAAGACGCGGAGTTAGCCGAACGATTTGCCGGCGCGAATTTCGCCGAGCTGGCGAAAAGCGTCCACGTCGGCGCGCTGACGCTAGCGGACATGGTCGGCCAATTGACCAGACCCGGTCGCGACCCGCGCGAATCGTTGCCCAAGCCGATTTTCAAAAAAGGCATTTTGAAGCTGGACGACCTCGCTCCCGGCATGGAGCTGATGGGAACGGTGCTGAACGTCGTTGATTTCGGCGCGTTCGTCGACATCGGGCTGAAGGATACCGGCCTGGTACACGTCAGCCAATTGGCGGCGAAGTTCATCCAGGATCCGCATGATTGCGTCAGCGTCGGTGACATCGTCACCGTGTGGGTCATGGCGGTCGATAAAGAGCGTCGCCGCGTATCGCTGACGCTGATCGATCCGGCCTCGCGGCGCGTCGAAGAGCGCCGCGCACCGCGTCCCGAGCGGCGCCGGCCCGAGGGTGCCGCCGCCGGCGCACCGGCCCAGCGATCCGGCGGTCAGCAACAGCAGCGCAGTGGCGGTGGCGGACGTCCCGGTGGTCAACGTTCGGCGCGCCCGGATCGTGGCTCGGACCGGCAGCAGAAGCCGCATACGCCGCCGCGTCCCAAGCCGAAGCCGCGCCCCGTGGTTCCGTTGACGAAAGACATGGCCGATGGTCGCGCCCCGATGCGCACGTTTGGCGATTTGAAGCAGTTCATCGAGATGAAGCGGCAGGATGACGAACCTTCGCCGGAATCGACGCAGAACTAATTTTCCTGGCGCAGCGACGACAAACGCAAAATCAGTTTCGGGGATGATTCGGCCGCATGGATTTCGACGAGCGATTGAAAGAGGCCATATCTCGCGGTGAGCGTCAGCACGCGGCCAAGGCCAATAGCGCGGCGCGCGAGGCGGTCAGCGAGGACGAGCTACGCCGGCTGCACTCGCAATATCGCCTCGAGCTGTCCGAGCACATCGAGCAGGCCGTGCGCCGGTTGCCCGACCATTTTCTGGGCTTTCGTTACGAGTCGCTATCCGGCGAACGGGGCTGGGGTGCCGGGATCAGCCGCGATGACGTGCGGCGCGGCGGCAATTCGTTCAGCCGGTTGGAAGTCGCGATTCGCCCCTACTCCTCGTCGCACGTCGTCGAGTTAACGGCCAAGGGGACGATCTCCAACAAGGAAATCTTCAACCGCACGCACTACCAACGGATTTGGGAAGTCGACCTGGCCAACTATCGGCATACGATCGATTTGTGGATCATCGAATACGCCGAGCGCTATGCGGCGCAGACTTCTTGATCTTGCGTGGTAGGCTGTGCTGCGTCAGGCGGTAACGGTCCGCGCCGCTGTATTTCGCAGCACGATCCACAATCGTTTGACGCCGTCGAGTTTCTCTCCTGCCAGCGATTGCCGCGCATAAGCGACCCGTGCATACAGGCTGGCCAACTCTTGAACTCCTTCGGCCAAGGGCGGATGGGCCGACGCCAGCCGTGCTGTGAACTCCAGCGGCGTCTCTTCCGCCAGCCGCGCCGCATCATGGTCGGCCGCCCAGGCTTCGAGCGCTTCGAAGCTGTATTGCACGATTGCATGCGGCGGATGCCGGGCCGCGGCCCCGCTGGCAAAAGGATCGGCAAACGTCGAGAACGGGCGGGTTACCTTGCGCGGCGCCGATGCATCGACATCTTCGGCGGTGGTTTGAGCACGGCGGCCAAAGATACTGCTCCAAAGAGCCGTCAACTCTTTCCAAGCAGCAATCAAGAAGGCCATTACGTTGGCCCAATAACGGATCACGCCATAAACGAGCGCTAGGCCGATGACCGCGTAGACCAGCATTTTCAGCAGCCACAGCAGGCCGGCCATTGTGCCGAGCGGTGGCGGTCGCAGCGTCGGCGACTGCTGATGATGCTTGGCAAGATCCTGGGCCATCTTCGAAGTCATCGCGTCGCGGGATTTACTATCGTCTTGCGACGATTGTTGCTCGGACTGCTTTTCCCCGCTCTCTCTGCTGGATGACGAGTCCTGTTCTTGGTTTTGCGAGACCTGTTGGTCGGACTGCTTTTTCTCAGTACCAGGCTGCTGATCCTGCTGCTGGCCTTCTTGCTGCTGGTCGTCCGATTGTTGGCGGGATTGTTGTTGATCGGCCTGTTGCTGCTGTTGCGTGCCTTTTGCTTGGTTGGCTTGCCGATCGCCTTGCGAGCGCGGCTGCTGTTGCTGATTCTGCTGGTCCTGTGACGACGGGGACGACTGTTGCTGGCCCTGAGCGCTCGTTTGTTGCTTTTCGCTCGGGCCGCCACCTTTCGACTGAGAATCGCCCTGCTGCGAAGGGGATCCCTGCCCTTGCTCTCCTTCCGAGCCGGATTGCGATCTTTCGCCCTGCTGCGTTTGCTCACTCTGTTGAGATGGCTCGCCCTGTTGCGCCTGTTGCGACTGCCCGCCCGAGTTTTGTTGCCCGGCAGGCGTCTGCTCGCCCTTGGGCGACTGCGCTGATTGTGCCGCAGGATCAGTTTCCGATGACTGCTGCGAACCTTTCGGTGCGCTGGCCGAGGATAAGCTGCCGTTCGGCGTTGTTTGATTCTCGGGCGCTGTTGGATCCGTCGGTGCTGTTTGGTCGTTCGGCGCTGCCGATGAGTTTGATTCGCCCTGGCCGGGGCTGTTGTGCAGCGGAGCGTACGAAGAAGCGTCGCGCGGTGGAGAACTGAGCATGCCCGTCACTGACGAGATCGCATATTCCGGTTGCGGGCGTGGAATGAGCATGGCCAGAAGAATCACCACGCCGGCCAGCACGGCCCCCATGCCCAACCAGGTGCCAGCCATTTCCAGCGGCATTTCCAATCGTCGCTGCCGCAAATAGCGTCGCAGCCCCAGGAAGCTGGTCGTGATCAATAGCCCAAGCGCGCTCGCGACGTAAATCAACAGGCATTGAAAGGCGTACAGCCTTTCGTCGCTCGGCACGAAGTGCTGGCCGAGGCCGAAAAGAGGGAGCGCGGCGAGCGAAAAGTAGATCAGCGTCAATCCAGGCGGCGCCTTCCGGCTGGCGCTCCGTTGCCACCAGGCGTAAGCTCGCTTGATCCACGGTTGTGGCGCAGCCGCGTTTGTCTTGGTAGTGGCCGAGGCCGACGCTTCTTCACGCTTCGCTTCTTCTTGCTTGGTACGGCGCGCGGCCGACGATAGTCGCGGGCTTGGCTTCGGTGGCGCTGCCTCGGCGGTCGAGAGAGCCGCATCGAAGCCCGCGGCCTCGAGCAGTCCTTCGCCTGATGCGTCGTCCTCGTCATCGACCAGTGTGCAATTCCAGACCAGATGACTCGCGCACCACCAGATGATCCCCAACACAAGCCACGCCCACCACGGATGATTCGTGAAGCGCATCATGGCCAGCGCCGCGACCGCGCCCAAGGCGATACCGAATAGGCTGGCGCGTTCGGCCCCTTCGACAATCGAGACGCGGCTGATCAGCACGGCCGCGAAGACAAAGCAACCGGTCGTCCAGAACAGGCGCCCTTCGTACGCGCCGGCGTAAAACACCATCAGTAAAAAGAAGGCCAGGCTGCCGACGAGCAAGATGATCAGCGCCGGGCTGATCGCGATTGCCACGTAATCGATCAACGTCGGCTGTGGTCGCGAATCGGACATTCCGTGGGTCTCGAAGCTTTAGCGGGCCAATTGTTGCTGACACAACACGGACAAAGATTCTTCGCTCGTGACCAGTCGGGCGTCGAGATTCTCCGCGATTAGCCGGCCCAGGTGTTCGCTCGATTCGTACTCGTCAAACATCACCAGCACTGCCGTGACCGCGTATCCGCGGCGGCGCAAATTGCCGAGCGTCCAGGCCACGTCGGGCGAGACTTCGCCCAGCACCGCCACGACCGAAGAGTCGGCCGGCAACCGCGCCGTGGACTCGGCGACCAATTGTGCGAACGAGAGCCCATCGGTCATTTCCACGCGCGCCAACGTTTCGAGGATGCTGCGGAACTGTTCAGGGCCGCGCCGGGTCGGCACCACCAGGGGCCGTAAACGGTCGCTGGTTTCGGTCATGCTACCGCTTTGCCTGGCTGACGAGCGCGTGCGGTATTCGTGTTCCCAGCCTTCTTGACGGATCCGATCCACCGCGTCACGCCCATTAGTAATCAGGCCGACTTGCTGGCCCAATTGATAGACGGCATTCGCGAGCGATGCCGCGGTGGTGATCGCCAACTCGGATCGCACCGGTTCGTTGCGCGCGGGAAACGAGCTGCGATTGAAGTCCAGCAGGATCGTCGCCCCCGCAATGCACGACGGTTCATAAACTTTGCTATGCAGGGCGCCTGTGCGGGCCGTGGCATGCCAATTCACTCGGTTCAACGCGTCGCCGGCCTGGTAGAGCCGCACGCCTGCGATGCGCGTCGGGTCTTCGAACAGCCGGTGCGTCATGCGCACCTCGCCGATCGGCCGGCGCGAGGCGATATCAAAGCCCATCAGCGGAATGACCTTCGGATAAACGATCACGAAATGCGGGTCGCTGGCGACGCGAAAACGCCGATGCAGTCCGAACAGGTCGCCACTCTCGAGCAGGCACGGCCCGATCTGGTAGTAACCGCGCATCGCAAAATCCAACTGGTACAGCACCGTCTTGCGCCCCTGGCCACGAATCATCGAGATCGACATGCGCCGCCCCGTCACGCGCAGCCGCGGGGGGCGCTGCACCAGCGCCGCGCGTGGCAAGATGTCTTCGATCAAGACCCACGGAATCGGCAGCCGGCCGTTATTCTTGATCGTGACGGCCACGGCCACGCGTTCGCCAATCTCGGCGGACAGCCGATTGCACTCGCGACTGGCCGAGAGACTTTCGATCCAAATTCGGGCCAGCACCCGGCTCGAAATCAGAATCGCCAGCAGCACGTACATCGCGTATGCCAACAGCCCCATTTGAAAGGCCAAAGCGCACAGCATCAGAAACGCGGCGGCCAGATACCATCTCACGACCGGCCCCCTTCATTGCCAATCATGGGGACGGCGACATCGTCTAGAATTTCCGCCACGACCGTAGCCGCGGTGACCTTTCGCAACCGGCTCTCCGGACGCAAGATCAAGCGATGCGATAGCACAGCCGGGGCCATGCGCTTCACATCGTCCGGCAGTACGAAATTATGCCCACGCACGGCGGATAACGATTGTGCCGTGCGCAACAATGCCATCGAGGCCCGCGGGCTGCCGCCGAGCAAGACGTCGTCATGCTCGCGACTGGCGCGGACCAGCTCGACAATGTAATTGCGCAGCTTTTCGTCGATATAAACTTCGCGCACCGCTTGCTGGCAAGCGACCACCTCGTCGACCGTGGCGACCGCACTTAAGTCGTCGATCGGATGCCCGCGCTGCAGACGCTCGAGCATCTTGACTTCTTCTTCCGCGCCAGGATATCCGAGCGAGAGACGCACCAGAAAGCGGTCAAGCTGCGCCTCGGGCAGGGGAAACGTCCCTTCATGATCGATCGGATTCTGTGTGGCAATCACGAAGAACGGCGCCGCCAGGCGGTGCGTCGTACCGTCGACCGTGACCTGCCGCTCAGCCATCGCTTCCAACAGCGCGGCCTGCGTCCGTGGCGTGGCGCGGTTGATTTCGTCGGCCAACACGATTTGCGAAAAGATGGGGCCCGCGCGAAATTCGAACTCGGCCGCCTTCTGATTAAAGATCGACGCGCCGGTAATATCGCTCGGCAGCAAATCGGGTGTGCATTGCACGCGCTTAAAACTGCAGCCGACGCTTTTGGCCAGCGCCCTCGCGAGCATCGTCTTGGCTACGCCCGGCACGTCTTCCAGCAGAACATGCCCTTCGCAGAAGTAGCTGACCAGGGCCAGCACGACCTCTTGCCGTTTGCCGATGATGACTTTCTCGACGTTGGCGATGATCTTTTTCGCGAGCGCCGAGATTTGCGAGGAGCGGACCGTGGACATACGCAGCGAGCCCGAGCTGTGTTCCGGAAGAAAGGCGTTCCCTATATCAACGGCGAAGTCGGGGCAAAAAGCAAGGGTTGGCCGGACCGTGGGCCGGTACATCAAGATCGAAACGGACCGCGAGCCAAGCCGTAGCCCGTTCCCGCCCGTCCGCAGCAACGGGCATAATTGGGCGAGCGATTTCGTGTATGCAGGAGTTTTTCGGCAAAATCTCCGTTAAGTTGATACTGCTCGATCCGGCAACATCATCCGCTCAAGCACGCAGAGGCCCGCATCATGCAAAGGCACCGTCTTAGGGTCCTGAGATTGGCCTCACCCGCAGTCATCGTTCTTTTGATCCTGCATTCGACATTCGCCGTCGAGCCGGCTAACCCCACCCCAAACGAAAAAGACGCTGCCGAGTCTGATAACCTTCGCGGTAAGCCCAAGAGCAAGAAGCCCCTTCTTATCCAAATGGCCGAAGAGCACGGCTACGCGCTGGCCGAGGGGGAAGACCTAAAGCGAATTGCGCCACCGTTCGATCCGATTCGCGCGAAATATTATCGTGAAGTTCATCCTCACCAGGCGGCAGCCATCAATGACCCGCCAACATCGATGATGTTCTATTGGAGCGATCGCGACGGCGGCCTCAGGCAACACTCCATGAATTTCGGCGGCCATGACCTGCGCGGACTCTTCGATTTCGTCGCGGACGTCAAAGATCAGATGGTCGAGGGGCCGGCCGAAATCTTAGGGAAGCAAATTGGTGGGGATTGGATTGTCCGAGTTGGCACGAAGGATTTTCGGCTCATCAAGCAACTCGAAGAGATATTGCGGCGCGACATCGATTTGCCGATCCGCCTAACGTTTCGAGAGCAAGAGCGCCAAGCTTTCGTCCTCAAGGGGGAATACAAGTTCAAGCCGCTCGACGAGAAACGGGCGCGCCTTGTGGGTGACACGAAATCTCGACCCGACACGATTCATATCTTTGCAAAAGATCCGGTGCCCAACAGCGGTGCCGGCGGAGGCTCAGGCGACTTTTCCGAAATGTTGGATTGGCTGGGGCGATGGATCGCGATGCCGGTCGTTTCTGATCTGCCCGAGCCGCCGACAAATGACTTCACCTGGTACCTTCATCAGCGGAATGTGAGGACGAAGGCCACCATTGCCGAAGACCGCAACCCTCAATTGGTAATGGCAAATTTTGCGGCTCAGACAGGATTGACCTTCTCCGAAGAAAAGCGGCCCGTTAGGGTTTTAGTCGTCAGTCGTGACGAACCGCAGAAGTAGATATCGCAGCCAGACACGAACCGGGATGTCTGGGCCTTGCAGTTCTTACGGTCCCCTCGACTTTGCTTCCCCTTGGCCGGCCCGTTACACTAACGGGCAGAAGACCCGCCGAACCGCTCGCCGGGGTCCGCGCCCTTTTTTGCGGACCGATCGGCCGAGCCTGCCACCAAAGCCTGCCGCTGTTTCGCTGAACAGCCGCACCGAGGAACGATCCGGATGTTCACCCTGCTCGGGCCAAAGCACCGCTATTGCGATCGCGCCACGCGTCGCAATTTTTTGAAAGTCGGTGGACTGGCGATGGGGGGCTTGAGCCTGCCCGCACTGCTCAAGGCCGAAGAGCAGCAGGGCATACGCCGCTCGCACAAGTCCGTGATCATGGTCTATCTGTCGGGCGGGATGGCGCATCAAGACACGTTCGACTTGAAACCGGACGCTCCGGACGAGATTCGCGGCGAGTTCAAGCCCATCTCGACCGTGGTGCCCGGCCTGCAGGTGGGCGAGCTGTTGCCGAAGATGGCCACCGTGATGGATCGCGTGTCACTCGTGCGTTCAATCGTCGGGCTGCGCGATGAGCATTCGAGCTATCAGAATCTGACCGGCTATACGATGAACGTGGCGCAGCGCGAGGGGCGGCCGAATTTCGGTTCGGTCATCGCGCGGCTGGCCGGCCCTGTAGATCCGGTGGTGCCGCCGTTCGTGGATTTGTTCCCCACGATGCAGCACAAACCGGACAACAGCCCAGGACCGGGCATGATGGGGAACGCGGCCGGCGGCGCCAAAGCCGACGGCGAAGACCTGGCCAGTATGAAGCTGCGGTTCGTCTCGAACGATGAATTCACGGCGCGGCGCAACCTGTTGGCCGGCTTCGACGACTTCCGCCGCTCGGTCGATAACGCAGGGGTCGAACGACTCGATGCCGCTTACCGTCGTGCGTTCGACGTGTTGACCAGCAGCAAGTTAGTCAACGCGATGGACGTCGAAAAAGAGGATCCGGCCGTGCGCGATCGCTACGGTCGCGGTTCGCCGCAGCACCAAGGAGACGGCGCGCCCGAGTGGAACGATCAACTGCTGATGGCTCGCCGTTTGGTCGAGGCAGGCGCGCGTTGCGTGACCGTGGCCTACGGCTTCTGGGACACGCACGGAAATAACTTCGCGGCACTGAAAGACCGGGTGCCGCTGTTCGATCAAGGAATCTCGGCCCTGGTCGAGGACATCTACGCGCGTGGGCTGGATCGCGACGTCACGGTGGTTGTGTGGGGTGAATTCGGCCGCACGCCAAAGATCAACAAGGATGCCGGTCGCGACCATTGGGCGCCGGTGAATTTCGCGCTGATGTTCGGCGGCGGCATGCGAACCGGGCAAGTCATCGGCGCGACCGACAAGATCGGCGCGTACGCCACCCTGCGCCGCGTCCCGTACCTGGACGTGCTCGCCACGATCTATCACAACCTGGGGCTCGACCCGCACACGTTTGTGAAGGACCTGGCCGATCGCCCCGTGCCGATCCTGCCCGAAGGGTCGCGGCCGATCGCCGAGCTGGTGTAGCTGATGGCTCATGCTGCACGCGCTGGCGGCATTGGCTTGGTCCGGCATCGTTGAATCGCGACCGCCCTCTCGAAACACTTCTGCAGAGTATTTCTAATGCGCGAGCGCGGCTGGTTCACATCCTGCGGTCAGATCGCGGCGCTGGCGGCGATTCTGTGCGCGTTGCATGCCGCCGCGCCGGTGTTGGCTGAGGATTGGCCTCGCTGGCGCGGCCCGCGCGGCGATGGCACCTGGCAATCGCCGAAGCTGCCAGACACATGGCCGGAAGACGGATTGAAAACCGTCTGGCAGCAAACGATCGGCGGCGGTTATGCCGGTGTGAGTGTTGCCGAAGGCCGGGCCGTCGTGATGGACCGGCAAACACAGCCTGCCGAGGTCGAGCGCGTGCTGGCCTTCGATGCCGCGACCGGGCACGAATTGTGGAAGCACGAATACCCGGTCACCTACGGCAAGCTCGACTATGGCAACGGACCGCGCGCGGCGCCGACGATCCACGACGGACGGATTTACACGCTGGGTGCGCTCGGCCACGTGATGTGTCTCGACGCTACGAACGGCAATCTCCTCTGGTCGCACGACTGCGTCAGCGAAATGCAGGCCAAGATCCCTGACTGGGGCCTCTCGGCGTCGCCCGTCATCTGGCAAAACCTGGTGATTGTTCACGTGGGCGTGCCCGGCGCGTCGTTCGTGGCTTTCGATCGACTGTCAGGTCGCGAAGTGTGGCGCGCGTGCGACGATCCCGCCGGTTATGCAACGCCGATCATCGTGCGGCGCCCGTATGGCCAGCAACTGGTCGGCTGGACGCCCGAGAATATCGTTGGCGTCGCCTTGGACACCGGGCACGTCGATTGGCGTGTGCCCTACAAAGTGACGTACGGCGTCTCGATTGCCACGCCGATCGTGCGCGACGACCTGGTGTTCGTCAGCGGCTATTGGGAAGGATCGAAGGCGATCCGCCTGGGCGCAGGGCCCACAGACGCAACGCTCGCCTGGGAAGACACGAAGAA
Encoded here:
- a CDS encoding DUF1501 domain-containing protein, producing MFTLLGPKHRYCDRATRRNFLKVGGLAMGGLSLPALLKAEEQQGIRRSHKSVIMVYLSGGMAHQDTFDLKPDAPDEIRGEFKPISTVVPGLQVGELLPKMATVMDRVSLVRSIVGLRDEHSSYQNLTGYTMNVAQREGRPNFGSVIARLAGPVDPVVPPFVDLFPTMQHKPDNSPGPGMMGNAAGGAKADGEDLASMKLRFVSNDEFTARRNLLAGFDDFRRSVDNAGVERLDAAYRRAFDVLTSSKLVNAMDVEKEDPAVRDRYGRGSPQHQGDGAPEWNDQLLMARRLVEAGARCVTVAYGFWDTHGNNFAALKDRVPLFDQGISALVEDIYARGLDRDVTVVVWGEFGRTPKINKDAGRDHWAPVNFALMFGGGMRTGQVIGATDKIGAYATLRRVPYLDVLATIYHNLGLDPHTFVKDLADRPVPILPEGSRPIAELV
- a CDS encoding PQQ-binding-like beta-propeller repeat protein, giving the protein MRERGWFTSCGQIAALAAILCALHAAAPVLAEDWPRWRGPRGDGTWQSPKLPDTWPEDGLKTVWQQTIGGGYAGVSVAEGRAVVMDRQTQPAEVERVLAFDAATGHELWKHEYPVTYGKLDYGNGPRAAPTIHDGRIYTLGALGHVMCLDATNGNLLWSHDCVSEMQAKIPDWGLSASPVIWQNLVIVHVGVPGASFVAFDRLSGREVWRACDDPAGYATPIIVRRPYGQQLVGWTPENIVGVALDTGHVDWRVPYKVTYGVSIATPIVRDDLVFVSGYWEGSKAIRLGAGPTDATLAWEDTKNLRGLMSQPLERDGFVYSLDKQLGLTCFELATGKKLWDDGNRLTPRGRNPQATMVWLGDSNRVISLNAEGELVLARFTPAGYDEQSRTKIIGPTWAHPAYAGRHVFARDDSSLVCVELVPAAK